Proteins from one Podospora pseudoanserina strain CBS 124.78 chromosome 1, whole genome shotgun sequence genomic window:
- the APE2 gene encoding Aminopeptidase 2 mitochondrial (EggNog:ENOG503NWST; MEROPS:MER0001009; COG:E; COG:O): protein MCRTHAQADVASGVNVAARELLPTNVIPRHYHVTLEPNFKDFTFDGTVVIDLDVAEDSKSISLHTLELDVHSATVSSEGQTVSSSPKISYNETTQVTTFDFDNEVPKGKKAQLEIKFTGQLNDKMAGFYRSTYKKEDGSQGLLAVSQMEPTDARRSFPCFDEPSLKAEFTVTLIADKNLTCLSNMDVSGETEVQSKQTNAAKKAVTFNKSPLMSTYLVAFVVGELNYIETNEFRVPVRVYAPPGQDIEHGRFSLNLAAKTLAFYEKVFGIEFPLPKMDQIAIPDFAQGAMENWGLVTYRVVDLLLDEKASGAATKERVAEVVQHELAHQWFGNLVTMDWWDGLWLNEGFATWASWYSCNIFYPEWKVWETYVVDNLQRALSLDSLRSSHPIEVPVKRADEINQIFDAISYSKGSCVLRMISTYLGEDTFLEGVRRYLKKHAYGNTQTGDLWASLAEASGKGVEDVMQVWTKNIGYPVVTVEEKGNNTIKLKQNRFLRTGDTKPEEDRVIYPVFLGLRTKDGIDESQTLSKREDTFKVPNNDFFKLNANHTGLYRTSYSPERLAKLGEAAKNGLLSVEDRAGMIADAGALATSGYQKTSGVLNLLKGFETETEFVVWNEIIGRVASVQSAWMFEDKAVRDGLEAFLRELVSAKAHQLGWEFSEKDGHIEQQFKAMLFGSAGLSGDQKIIDTAKEMFKKYMAGDRSAVHPNIRGSVFSMALKHGGKEEYDAVLDFYRKSTNSDERNTALRCLGRAKDPELIKRTLDLLFSGEVKDQDIYMPTAGLRSHPEGIEALYEWMTQNWEKLVEKLPPALSMLGTMVTIFTSSFTKKEQLAKVEQFFADKSTNGFDQSLAQSLDAIRSKISWVERDREDVAAWVKENTKSS from the exons ATGTGCAGAACTCACGCCCAAGCCGATGTGGCTAGTGGGGTCAATGTGGCAGCTCGTGAGCTGCTCCCCACCAACGTCATCCCACGGCACTATCATGTTACTCTCGAGCCCAACTTCAAGGACTTCACCTTCGACGGCACTGTCGTGATTGACCTCGATGTGGCCGAGGACTCCAAGTCCATTTCTCTTCATACCCTTGAGCTTGACGTGCACAGTGCCACTGTCAGCTCCGAGGGGCAGACTGTCAG CTCCTCGCCCAAGATCTCATACAATGAGACCACCCAAGTCACCACGTTTGACTTTGACAATGAAGTCCCCAAAGGCAAGAAGGCCCAGCTTGAGATCAAGTTCACTGGTCAGCTGAACGACAAGATGGCCGGTTTCTACCGTTCGACTtacaagaaggaggacggcTCCCAGGGTCTTCTTGCCGTCAGCCAGATGGAACCTACCGATGCTCGCCGCTCTTTCCCTTGCTTTGACGAGCCTTCACTCAAGGCCGAGTTCACAGTCACGCTCATTGCCGACAAGAACTTGACCTGCCTCAGCAACATGGATGTTTCTGGCGAGACAGAGGTCCAGTCGAAGCAGACCAAtgccgccaagaaggccgTCACCTTCAACAAGTCACCACTCATGTCCACATACCTTGtggcttttgttgttggtgagctgAACTACATCGAGACCAACGAGTTCCGTGTCCCCGTCCGTGTGTATGCTCCCCCTGGCCAAGATATTGAGCATGGTCGCTTCTCACTCAACCTCGCTGCCAAGACTCTCGCGTTCTACGAGAAGGTCTTTGGCATCGAGTTCCCCTTGCCCAAGATGGACCAGATCGCTATCCCCGATTTCGCTCAGGGCGCCATGGAGAACTGGGGTCTGGTGACGTACCGTGTTGTCGATTTGCTGCTGGATGAAAAGGCCAGTGGCGCGGCGACCAAGGAGCGTGTTGCTGAGGTTGTTCAGCACGAGCTGGCTCACCAATGGTTTGGTAACCTTGTCACTATGGATTGGTGGGATGGCTTGTGGCTCAACGAGGGCTTCGCTACCTGGGCCTCGTGGTATTCCTGCAACATCTTCTACCCCGAGTGGAAGGTCTGGGAGACGTATGTTGTCGACAACCTTCAGCGCGCCCTGTCTTTGGACTCCCTCCGCAGCAGTCACCCCATTGAGGTGCCTGTCAAGCGAGCCGACGAGATCAACCAGATCTTCGATGCCATTTCTTACTCCAAGGGCTCTTGCGTCCTGCGCATGATCTCAACCTACCTTGGCGAAGATACCTTCCTGGAGGGTGTCAGACGTTATCTCAAGAAGCACGCCTACGGCAACACCCAGACCGGAGACCTCTGGGCGTCTCTTGCTGAGGCCAGCGGAAAGGGCGTCGAGGATGTTATGCAGGTGTGGACCAAGAACATCGGCTACCCTGTTGTGAccgtcgaggagaagggcaacaacaccatcaagctgAAGCAGAACCGCTTCCTGCGCACTGGCGACACCAAGCCCGAAGAGGACAGGGTCATCTATCCCGTCTTCTTGGGTCTCCGCACCAAGGATGGTATTGACGAGTCGCAAACTTTGAGCAAGCGTGAGGACACCTTCAAGGTGCCCAACAACGACTTTTTCAAGCTCAACGCCAACCACACCGGTCTGTACCGCACCTCTTACTCCCCTGAGCGTCTCGCCAAGCTTGGcgaggctgccaagaacGGTCTTCTCAGCGTGGAGGACCGTGCCGGTATGATTGCCGATGCCGGTGCTTTGGCCACCTCTGGCTACCAAAAGACGTCTGGAGTCCTGAATCTCCTCAAGGGATTCGAGACAGAGACCGAGTTCGTTGTCTGGAACGAGATCATTGGTCGCGTTGCCTCAGTTCAGAGTGCCTGGATGTTCGAGGACAAGGCTGTCCGCGACGGCCTGGAGGCTTTCCTGCGCGAACTTGTTAGTGCTAAGGCGCACCAACTTGGCTGGGAATTCTCCGAGAAGGATGGTCATATTGAGCAGCAGTTCAAGGCTATGCTCTTCGGAAGTGCTGGTCTGTCCGGGGACCAGAAGATCATCGATACGGCCAAGGAGATGTTCAAGAAGTACATGGCCGGTGACCGGTCTGCTGTGCACCCCAACATTAGGGGCAGCGTCTTTAGTATGGCGCTGAAGCACGgtggcaaggaggag TACGACGCCGTCCTCGACTTCTACCGCAAGTCTACCAACAGTGATGAGCGCAACACTGCCCTGCGCTGCCTCGGCCGTGCCAAGGATCCCGAGCTGATCAAGAGAACTTTGGATCTCCTGTTCAGCGGTGAGGTCAAGGACCAGGATATCTACATGCCGACTGCTGGTCTGCGTAGCCATCCCGAGGGTATCGAGGCCTTATATGAGTGGATGACGCAGAACTGGGAGAAGCTTGTCGAGAAGCTCCCTCCTGCGCTGTCTATGCTCGGTACCATGGTGACTATCTTCACGTCTAGCTTCACGAAGAAGGAGCAGCTTGCCAAGGTTGAGCAGTTCTTCGCTGACAAGAGCACCAACGGATTCGACCAGTCTCTTGCGCAGAGCCTGGACGCCATTCGCTCCAAGATCTCCTGGGTCGAGCGCGACCGTGAGGATGTCGCTGCTTGGGTGAAGGAGAACACGAAGAGTTCGTAA
- a CDS encoding hypothetical protein (EggNog:ENOG503P5HE) produces MFPKLLTTTLAVLLLLTFSPLGALSAPTTAPKPRWFETYSHVARRAIVPQSYYEVLHIRRQQYALANPRSIVKDVVCLDRKAHIVAHDEAAASLQICNGSIAGTGRGQYCQDGLKATEAKVGTAVFRLKSVNERQSINVSRERWQMCVQAAREACPTGGLRGICLGAARWGGSVGFELGNA; encoded by the exons ATGttccccaaactcctcaccaccacccttgcggtcctcctcctcctcactttcTCCCCTCTCGGCGCCCTCTCGGCCCCTACTACAGCGCCAAAACCCCGCTGGTTCGAAACTTATTCTCATGTTGCCCGCCGCGCGATAGTGCCTCAGTCGTATTATGAGGTGCTGCATATCCGGAGACAGCAGTACGCCCTTGCCAATCCGAGGTCTATAGTCAAGGATGTTGTCTGCCTGGACAGAAAGGC GCATATTGTTGCTCATGACGAAGCCGCTGCCTCGCTCCAGATTTGCAACGGGAGTATAGCTGGCACGGGCAGAGGTCAGTACTGCCAGGACGGGCTGAAGGCAACAGAAGCAAAGGTCGGGACGGCAGTTTTTCGGCTGAAGAGCGTGAACGAGAGGCAGAGTATCAATGTTAGTAGGGAGAGGTGGCAAATGTGTGTGCAGGCGGCTAGGGAGGCTTGTCCTACGGGCGGGTTGAGGGGGATTTGTCTTGGGGCGGCGaggtggggtgggagtgTTGGGTTTGAGTTGGGGAATGCTTGA
- a CDS encoding hypothetical protein (COG:D; MEROPS:MER0215828; EggNog:ENOG503NXG2): protein MPLGIQRLNAKKSQPNDRIIFIKPIPGPHEAIAQDFLERIAAQCVPIMRQHHLSVTSLEEFPPNREFVGRNFNAGEVIQLVLKSHSGRWLPFNYVQMVMMHELAHNKQMNHSKAFWQVRNQFADELRGLWQRGFTGEGLWGRGALLSTGEWERNAVGEGEELPEHLCGGTYRSRRRGRKRKVKVDWREQRERRILKKFGAGGEKLGEDEAVKKELEKGKKVKGKPRVAGSGRGRELRAAAALARLEQGGKGEGEVKKEEEEEETDSGDEYEEDVSQGPDAVDFDGKKLLDGKGQGMVKVCDDENPNDQDAQDELRELQNFGRIKKEPGTGSLILNSVKPTPIKPDTSSEKRPPVPKPKVQAQSSNTKLLHPKAEQPQPLKLKTSAPLLTTATTKPTKCPTCSFDNEPISAICAICSNVLNPARVSDSWACTSTTCTGTKYRNAGDVGICGVCGARKPQAILADQA from the exons ATGCCCCTCGGCATCCAACGCCTCAACGCCAAGAAATCCCAACCCAACGACcgcatcatcttcatcaagcCCATCCCCGGGCCCCATGAAGCTATCGCTCAGGATTTCCTCGAGCGAATAGCTGCGCAATGCG TCCCCATAATgcgccaacaccacctctcgGTCACCTCTTTAGAAGAATTCCCCCCCAACCGTGAATTTGTCGGCCGCAACTTCAACGCCGGCGAGGTAATCCAGCTAGTCCTCAAATCCCATTCGGGTCGTTGGCTCCCCTTCAACTATGTTCAAATGGTCATGATGCATGAGCTCGCCCACAACAAGCAGATGAATCATTCCAAGGCTTTCTGGCAGGTTCGCAACCAGTTTGCTGATGAGCTGAGAGGGTTGTGGCAGAGGGGTTTCACAGGGGAGGGGCTTTGGGGTAGGGGCGCGTTGTTGAGTacgggggagtgggagaggaatgcggttggggagggggaggagttgccGGAGCATTTGTGTGGTGGGACGTATCGGAGTAGGAGGcggggaaggaagaggaaggtgaaggtTGATTggagggagcagagggagaggaggatacTCAAGAAGTttggggcgggaggggagaagcttggggaggatgaggcggtGAAAAAGGAGTTGgaaaaagggaagaaggtgaaggggaagcCGAGGGTGGcagggagtgggagagggagggagttgagggctgcggctgctttggcgaggttggaacagggggggaagggggagggggaggtgaagaaagaggaggaggaggaggagacggataGTGGGGATGAATatgaggaggatgtgagCCAGGGTCCGGATGCGGTTGACTTTGATGGGAAGAAATTGCTTGACGGGAAAGGGcaggggatggtgaaggtTTGCGACGACGAGAATCCCAATGATCAGGATGCGCAGGATGAACTGCGGGAGTTGCAGAATTTTGGGAGGATCAAGAAAGAGCCTGGAACTGGGTCGTTGATTCTCAACTCGGTCAAACCGACACCGATAAAGCCAGACACCTCATCAGAAAAGAGACCACCAGTACCAAAACCGAAAGTCCAGGCACAGTCGTCAAATACCAAACTATTACACCCGAAAGCAGAGCAACCTCAGCCTCTTAAACTGAAAACATCAGCGCCATTACTCACCACTGCCACAACTAAACCGACCAAGTGCCCAACTTGCTCCTTTGACAACGAGCCAATATCCGCCATTTGCGCCATATGCAGCAATGTCCTCAACCCAGCGAGGGTTTCCGACTCCTGGGCATGTACCAGCACGACGTGTACCGGGACAAAGTATCGCAATGCGGGCGACGTTGGAATTTGCGGAGTGTGTGGAGCTCGCAAGCCACAGGCTATATTGGCGGATCAAGCTTAA
- the OCT1 gene encoding Mitochondrial intermediate peptidase (BUSCO:EOG09260JJW; MEROPS:MER0001156; COG:O; EggNog:ENOG503NU5K) — protein sequence MLKSIQSQLLRSTRLRRPICSSCCLSHTQRRWLSVDALGPVSAFIHTPPKGYERHDDLLLRDIFDSSTHWKEFSAPPYINKPVGLFRNQYLRTPSGFLTFAQVSLKRARATVDKVLSAKTVEEYRGVVRQLDRLSDILCRVLDMCDFVRVTHPELLTQRSADQAWDLVYQYMNELNTMTGLYDQLIKAMSNPDVTSVWSEEEKAVAEVLRLDFTKSAVNLSQRHRERFVWLSSQISTVGSRFIQGMKPEYPEITVPSSKLMGMDPVEVRLATRFGQTTLETLGSKATLALRTVKDPEVRRALYHASRTASTRSVAMLEHMVKLRGELADLSGFESYGHLALRDRMMAKSPEAVDQFLRALAHSNGHKAKTELAELRMLKERETGKSEEVYPWDKDYYQEALRRSERAPTRSDDLSAYFSVGVVMQGLSRLFTQLYGIRFVPTQTLPGETWHPDVRRLDVVSDTDGVVAVLYCDLFYRPDKSPNPAHFTLRCSREISAEEVDEIWLESKHDPDAQSFPTPEQAANDGMMYSKRGKAVMQLPTIALVCDFPQAARDQPALLNFYELETLFHEMGHAIHSILARTSFQNVSGTRCATDLAELPSTLMEFFAADPAVLELFARHYQTNEPLPYKLVTQKLHQARRFEGLDTENQIIMAMLDQRLHSAEANRPGFDSTKIFHQIQRELSSMQPDPEDTRWQGFFGHLSGYGSTYYSYLFDKVLAQRVWDVVFSGGANGLALDRQNGERLKESLLKWGGGRDPWTCLSDVLKDERLADGGEKAMALADIHPSNPERESRESIKRKSQSMSSDSSPLTGQSISAAVSNGDSPVPNKKSRREHGQTNNGRSLLNSQSNRPEGNYKACKRCNSLFVQRHLEAADKTVPYHERTNLFCARCFMRLYICETRFEMTDLEARCGQFDDDANDGIHENWAIRVMIRSLSNKGHKIVKAATTPKTKELLEEQEWTRIISHLDRTLNWNAENDIDLELDWKEWRTNAHRWIGIATTKLLLTFFDQETRRDSDWKCGGYCSHCEHFPGQPLGHFPERVVWGNFPERGALGPEQSSQHWTEDDKLSNLTWDEWLADYDKSKGYDQAMIDNLAALDSQP from the exons ATTTTCGATTCGTCGACGCATTGGAAGGAGTTTTCGGCACCGCCGTACATAAACAAACCGGTCGGTCTTTTTAGGAATCAGTATCTGAGGACACCTAGTGGGTTCCTCACCTTCGCCCAGGTGAGCTTGAAGAGAGCGCGGGCCACCGTCGACAAGGTGCTATCGGcaaagacggtggaggaATATCGAGGAGTTGTTCGCCAACTTGACAGGTTGAGCGATATCCTTTGTCGAGTTCTCGATATGTGCGATTTCGTCCGTGTGACACACCCAGAGCTTCTCACCCAGCGCAGCGCCGACCAAGCCTGGGATTTGGTATATCAGTACATGAACGAGCTCAACACCATGACTGGCTTATACGATCAGCTGATCAAGGCCATGTCGAACCCCGATGTTACGTCTGTGTGGtcagaagaggaaaaggctgttgctgaggtgttgaggttggattTCACCAAGTCTGCCGTCAACCTGAGCCAAAGGCACCGGGAGCGTTTCGTGTGGTTGTCGTCGCAAATCAGCACAGTTGGGTCTCGGTTCATCCAGGGGATGAAGCCAGAGTACCCCGAGATTACTGTGCCGAGCAGCAAGCTTATGGGCATGGACCCGGTAGAGGTCAGATTGGCCACTCGGTTTGGCCAGACCACCTTGGAGACACTGGGTTCAAAAGCCACTTTGGCGTTGCGGACGGTCAAGGATCCTGAGGTCAGGCGTGCTCTCTATCACGCTTCTCGTACAGCATCTACCCGCTCGGTAGCTATGCTCGAGCATATGGTCAAGTTGAGAGGCGAGCTCGCCGATCTCTCAGGCTTTGAGAGTTATGGCCATCTGGCTCTTCGTGATCGCATGATGGCCAAAAGCCCAGAGGCGGTGGACCAATTTCTCCGTGCCCTGGCACATAGCAACGGGCACAAAGCCAAAACAGAATTGGCCGAGCTCAGAatgttgaaggagagggagacaGGCAAGTCTGAGGAGGTTTACCCTTGGGATAAGGACTACTACCAGGAGGCTCTTCGAAGATCAGAGAGGGCGCCGACGCGGTCGGATGACCTCTCCGCCTACTTTTCTGTAGGCGTCGTCATGCAGGGCCTCTCCAGGCTTTTCACTCAACTGTACGGCATCAGATTTGTGCCAACGCAAACATTGCCGGGAGAGACATGGCATCCGGATGTGCGCCGCCTTGATGTCGTGTCTGATACAGATGGCGTGGTGGCTGTGTTATACTGTGATCTTTTCTACCGGCCAGACAAGTCGCCCAACCCAGCTCACTTTACGCTCCGCTGCTCACGCGAGATCTCGgcagaggaggtggacgagatcTGGCTTGAGAGCAAACACGATCCAGATGCTCAGTCTTTCCCGACCCCGGAGCAGGCGGCGAACGACGGGATGATGTACTCCAAGCGTGGAAAGGCCGTTATGCAGCTTCccaccatcgccctcgtCTGCGACTTTCCCCAGGCCGCCAGGGACCAGCCTGCTCTCCTGAACTTTTACGAGTTGGAAACGCTCTTTCATGAGATGGGCCACGCCATACACTCGATCCTAGCTCGTACCTCGTTCCAGAATGTATCTGGCACCAGGTGCGCTACAGACCTGGCGGAGCTGCCATCGACATTGATGGAGTTCTTTGCCGCCGACCCGGCCGTGCTGGAGTTATTTGCTCGGCATTACCAGACGAACGAGCCGCTTCCTTACAAGCTGGTAACTCAAAAGCTCCACCAGGCGCGGAGGTTCGAGGGTCTGGACACTGAAAACCAGATTATCATGGCAATGCTGGACCAAAGGCTTCACTCAGCTGAAGCTAATCGACCTGGGTTTGACTCTACCAAGATATTCCACCAGATTCAGAGAGAGCTCAGCAGCATGCAGCCTGATCCAGAGGACACGAGATGGCAGGGCTTTTTTGGGCATTTGTCTGGGTACGGAAGCACTTACTACAGCTATCTGTTCGACAAGGTGCTGGCCCAACGGGTTTGGGACGTGGTATTTTCCGGTGGCGCAAACGGCTTGGCGCTAGATAGACAAAACGGGGAGAGGCTTAAGGAGAGCCTCCTCAAGTGGGGCGGCGGTCGTGACCCATGGACATGCCTCTCTGATGTTTTGAAGGACGAGAGGCTGGCTGATGGCGGAGAGAAGGCCATGGCTTTG GCCGACATTCATCCCAGCAACCCGGAACGCGAGAGCCGGGAATCGATCAAGCGAAAGAGCCAGTCGATGAGTAGCGACTCGTCTCCTCTGACTGGTCAGTCGATTTCTGCTGCGGTCAGCAATGGTGACTCTCCAGTCcccaacaagaagagcagGCGTGAGCATGGGCAGACGAACAATGGCCGGTCTCTTCTTAATAGCCAGTCGAACCGCCCAGAAGGGAACTACAAGGCATGCAAGCGCTGCAACTCTCTCTTTGTGCAACGGCACCTTGAGGCTGCCGACAAGACTGTCCCCTACCACGAGCGCACAAATCTGTTCTGCGCCCGCTGTTTCATGCGGCTCTATATCTGCGAAACAAGGTTCGAAATGACCGACCTCGAGGCCCGATGCGGACaatttgatgatgatgccaaCGATGGCATCCATGAAAATTGGGCAATCCGGGTTATGATTCGGTCGTTGTCCAATAAAGGTCACAAGATCGTCAAGGCGGCTACAACTCCCAAGACCAAAGAGTTGTTGGAAGAGCAAGAGTGGACAAGAATCATTTCCCATCTCGACAGAACCCTCAATTGGAATGCCGAGAATGATATAGATCTGGAGCTTGATTGGAAAGAGTGGAGGACCAACGCACATCGATGGATCGGTATTGCCACCACGAAGCTGCTGCTCACTTTCTTCGATCAGGAGACCCGGCGAGATTCGGATTGGAAATG CGGCGGTTATTGCTCGCATTGCGAGCACTTTCCAGGACAGCCTTTGGGGCATTTTCCTGAGAGGGTTGTCTGGGGCAATTTTCCCGAGAGGGGTGCCTTGGGTCCTGAGCAGTCTTCGCAGCACTGGACCGAGGACGATAAACTGTCGAACCTCACTTGGGACGAGTGGCTCGCCGATTATGATAAGTCGAAGGGGTATGATCAGGCCATGATAGACAATCTTGCCGCCCTGGATAGTCAACCCTAG